From a region of the Lactuca sativa cultivar Salinas chromosome 4, Lsat_Salinas_v11, whole genome shotgun sequence genome:
- the LOC111887156 gene encoding uncharacterized protein LOC111887156 produces MIKDPSKLQRISNKVKEAESGGVSRTLKNSIISKNSASKRRLEEAFGVMERNIVDIKIMRGLCANGIPFNVLRNPQFIEMIQAIKKSPDGYKPPSSEKARIVLLDECVRDIDKELIPVKDTWYTQGVSIISDGWSNVKHKPLLNVVAVNARGAVFMYAEDYSGVEKTGVAISKFLTGAIEAVGPSSVLQVVTDNAANCKAAGREIEKVFKHIFWSPCCVHSLNLIFKDMAQEFYWMSDTYKRGKAIVKYFINHTHALSMFRENSKLDLLKVARTRFASHYILLKRIMECREALATIIVLNSWRDWVKCGDENTRINGAKVCDTIKDDSFWDDVESILAITKPIFLLIKFCDGEGPKMGEIYERMDNMMGEIKYIMQESDIFKKMAPGGMQRKPPNLDKEVMQGVMESFNRFSENEEEGRLLREQFVTFHMKKGIYSMAETQTDALTMDPIDWWSTYGAETPDLALLAKKVLSQPISSSSAERNWSTYSYIHNVKRNRLNEKRADKLVYIHSNIRLLSRFHESYKSGPNKKWDINPESTYIEGSSSRLDDMLWECLDEEDLENGQGKKQRVD; encoded by the exons ATGATTAAAGATCCGTCCAAGCTACAACGAATTTCGAACAAGGTGAAAGAAGCTGAGAGCGGAGGTGTATCAAGAACTTTAAAAAATTCAATCATTTCAAAAAATTCAGCATCAAAAAGACGACTTGAGGAAGCTTTTGGTGTCATGGAGCGGAATATAGTGGACATCAAAATCATGAGAGGCTTGTGTGCTAATGGTATCCCATTCAATGTCTTGCGGAATCCTCAATTCATTGAGATGATACAAGCCATCAAGAAGTCACCGGATGGATATAAACCTCCATCTAGTGAAAAAGCAAGAATCGTCTTGCTAGATGAGTGTGTGAGAGATATTGATAAAGAACTAATACCGGTAAAAGACACTTGGTACACTCAAGGTGTTTCGATTATTTCGGATGGATGGTCTAATGTCAAACACAAGCCACTTCTCAATGTTGTTGCCGTCAATGCTCGTGGTGCGGTGTTTATGTATGCGGAAGATTATTCGGGGGTTGAGAAAACGGGAGTGGCGATTTCCAAGTTTCTAACAGGAGCAATTGAAGCTGTTGGTCCAAGTAGTGTCTTACAAGTGGTGACGGACAATGCGGCTAATTGCAAAGCTGCCGGACGCGAGATCGAAAAGGTATTCAAACATATCTTTTGGTCACCTTGTTGTGTTCATAGTTTAAACTTGATTTTTAAAGATATGGCACAAGAATTTTATTGGATGAGTGATACCTATAAGAGAGGAAAAGCAATTGTGAAATACTTTATTAACCACACTCATGCCTTGTCGATGTTTCGTGAAAATTCAAAACTAGATTTATTAAAGGTGGCTAGAACTCGGTTTGCTTCACACTATATTCTTTTAAAAAGAATTATGGAGTGTAGGGAGGCTCTTGCCACAATTATAGTCCTTAATTCTTGGAGAGATTGGGTTAAATGTGGGGATGAAAATACGAGAATTAATGGGGCAAAAGTATGTGATACAATTAAAGATGATTCGTTTTGGGATGATGTTGAAAGCATTTTGGCTATCACTAAACCCATCTTTCTTCTTATAAAGTTTTGTGATGGTGAAGGCCCTAAAATGGGTGAGATTTATGAGAGGATGGATAACATGATGGGGGAAATCAAATACATAATGCAGGAAA GCGATATCTTCAAAAAAATGGCACCCGGTGGTATGCAAAGGAAACCACCAAATCTTGACAAAGAGGTTATGCAAGGTGTCATGGAATCCTTCAATAGATTTTCTGAAAATGAAGAGGAGGGACGATTGTTACGAGAGCAATTCGTAACATTTCATATGAAGAAGGGTATCTACTCTATGGCAGAAACACAAACGGATGCTTTGACAATGGATCCAATAGATTGGTGGTCAACCTATGGAGCCGAAACCCCGGATTTGGCCTTGTTGGCAAAGAAGGTACTTTCACAACCTATTAGTAGCTCTTCTGCGGAAAGGAATTGGAGTACTTATTCTTATATTCATAATGTGAAAAGAAACCGGTTGAATGAAAAAAGAGCCGATAAATTGGTTTACATTCACTCAAACATTCGACTCCTATCTCGTTTCCACGAATCATACAAATCCGGCCCAAACAAAAAGTGGGACATCAATCCCGAAAGCACTTACATTGAAGGCTCGAGTTCACGATTAGATGACATGCTTTGGGAGTGCTTAGATGAAGAGGATTTGGAGAATGGACAAGGAAAAAAGCAGCGGGTTGATTGA